Below is a window of Hydrogenimonas sp. SS33 DNA.
CAAGGAGGCGGAGGTGCTGATCCGCAAGTACCAGATCCAGCTCCAGCGGGCTCTGGGCAACATCGACATTCTCAACGAACAGATGAACAAACTGCGGCGGGAGACCAAAGCGGTTAAGCAGCGCAACAGCCAATACCGCATTGAAAACGAAAAACTGAAAAGCCGTATCAAAGAGCTCGAATCGCGCATCGAATCGCTCATTTGACGGTATTGCAAACACGAAAACCATATTTCCGGCTACGAGGACGACCATGAAAACCATGACCGACGAACAGAAAAAACGACTGCTTTCCGCCATCCGCGACATTCCCGACTTTCCCAAACCGGGGATTCTCTTCAAGGACATCACCACGCTTCTCAACGACGCCGAAGCTTTCAAGCTCCTGATGGACCATCTGCAGGCGCGTTATGAAGCGATGGACCTCGACTTCGTCGCAGGCATCGAGAGCCGGGGCTTCATCTTCGGCGCCGCCCTCGCGACGCGACTTGGCATCGGCTTCGTGCCGATTCGGAAGAAAGGGAAGCTCCCGGGTGCGACCATTTCCGAAAAGTACGCCCTGGAGTACGGTTTCGACGAAGTGGAGATCCATATCGACGCCTTCCGTGACAAAGAGGGGGCGAAGGTCCT
It encodes the following:
- a CDS encoding adenine phosphoribosyltransferase; translated protein: MKTMTDEQKKRLLSAIRDIPDFPKPGILFKDITTLLNDAEAFKLLMDHLQARYEAMDLDFVAGIESRGFIFGAALATRLGIGFVPIRKKGKLPGATISEKYALEYGFDEVEIHIDAFRDKEGAKVLLIDDLIATGGTAEAAVKLIRDAKGECVEACFLIDLTFLEGTRKITPLTSVYTVLEVA